In one Pungitius pungitius chromosome 13, fPunPun2.1, whole genome shotgun sequence genomic region, the following are encoded:
- the ppp1r3ca gene encoding protein phosphatase 1, regulatory subunit 3Ca translates to MSAASLLRSFSPSTMPGPVMPMDVAMRFYLSHSPPPLRGFFGSCEELQRSRSRVNQSAARSHKQRHYKPLRPCLSTLQRAADGGDGVGWSGGKGGKKKVVFADTKGMSLTAIHVFSKFDDEPYHGNSSGGIGEELQFDMADLETATRDLRIGSTRSLALDFEQPSADYLDFRNRLIQNSVCLESCSLQERSLTGTVKVRNTGFEKSVQLRATFDSWVSFADVECTFMNNIYSCQDTDTFAFVLELPVRIPPQNRVEFCICFRSQGQTFWDNNDGRNYVLKRGGCGGEDSNARAAPSSVEQKQAPGHKHGGVKVLEMEFDQFGSPRMCSGLFPGWQSWGQVDDAVPYW, encoded by the exons ATGAGTGCCGCAAG cctgCTCAGGTCCTTCAGCCCATCAACAATGCCTGGCCCCGTGATGCCCATGGACGTGGCCATGAGATTCTACCTCAGCcactccccgccccccctccgagGCTTCTTCGGCTCCTGCGAAGAGCTTCAGAGGTCCAGGAGCCGGGTCAACCAGTCCGCCGCCCGCAGCCACAAGCAGAGGCACTACAAGCCCCTGCGGCCGTGTCTCAGCACCCTGCAGAGGGCCGCGGACGGCGGCGACGGCGTGGGCTGGAGCGGCGGCAAGGGCGGCAAGAAGAAGGTGGTGTTCGCAGACACCAAGGGCATGTCCCTCACCGCCATCCACGTCTTCTCCAAGTTCGACGACGAGCCGTATCACGGCAACAGCAGCGGCGGCATCGGCGAGGAGCTGCAGTTCGACATGGCGGACCTGGAAACAGCCACGAGGGACCTCAGGATCGGCTCGACGCGCAGCCTGGCGCTGGACTTTGAGCAGCCCTCGGCCGACTACCTGGACTTCCGGAACCGCCTGATCCAGAACTCGGTGTGCCTGGAGAGCTGCTCGCTGCAGGAGCGCTCGCTGACCGGCACGGTCAAGGTGCGGAACACGGGGTTCGAGAAGTCGGTGCAGCTGCGCGCCACCTTCGACTCGTGGGTCAGCTTCGCCGACGTGGAATGCACCTTCATGAACAACATCTACAGCTGCCAGGACACTGACACCTTTGCGTTCGTCCTGGAGCTGCCCGTCCGCATCCCGCCGCAGAACCGCGTGGAGTTCTGCATCTGCTTCCGATCCCAGGGTCAGACCTTCTGGGACAACAACGACGGCAGGAACTACGTCCTGAAGCGCGGCGGGTGCGGCGGGGAGGACTCGAACGCTCGCGCGGCCCCGTCTTCCGTTGAGCAGAAGCAGGCGCCGGGGCACAAACACGGGGGCGTGAAGGTTCTGGAGATGGAGTTTGACCAGTTCGGCAGTCCACGTATGTGTAGCGGACTGTTTCCTGGTTGGCAGAGCTGGGGCCAGGTCGATGACGCCGTGCCTTATTGGTGA